In Mangifera indica cultivar Alphonso chromosome 1, CATAS_Mindica_2.1, whole genome shotgun sequence, a single genomic region encodes these proteins:
- the LOC123225957 gene encoding protein spt2-like — protein MRAYDRYEAEDYDEYEDEGEEQYEEDGEEGEEEEYEEEEERKPTEEELKILEYRQKLKERHRKNLKRENGSDRASSQGKKNRLPYDNFGSFFGPSQPAISQRVLQESKSILETQHLASRLSNSHRNIGKTSASNNTGSKNGGHHQIRKVNEVQRKVERIKVSRDYSFLSDDSVLPAPKKEPTTRNVPVPNSEARSTNGLPRSKQALGSSGRNVHGAPERKLTSSNGHVHLARDDRKSVSSNSQMPLARGERKIVSPNGQMHSKVGPYRPTSASKPNSTPMDSRRQHSSGNGIGPGRPAGPKPQSSKMPVASMQKRASAPVAKNHLPNAKVPPSKMLPSIQKKHFEQRRGSEEQSRSKTLPRQIVASSKPQINKPFKQISSRAQDPCPKKRPSYSDDEDAEAFSMLRSMLGPRKYTSYDDDDSDMEANFEDIMKEEKRSARIARKEDEEQLRLIEEEEKRERMRKLAKKRKLSH, from the exons ATGCGGGCATATGATCGATAT GAAGCTGAAGATTATGATGAGTATGAGGATGAAGGAGAAGAGCAATATGAAGAAGATGGTGAAGAGGGAGAGGAGGAGGAatatgaagaggaagaagaacgaAAACCAACAGAAGAAGAAttgaaaattcttgaatataGGCAAAAGCTAAAAGAACGTCAcaggaaaaatttaaaaagggaaaatggcTCTGATCGGGCTAGTTCCCAAGGCAAAAAGAATAGACTTCCATATGATAA TTTTGGATCCTTCTTTGGCCCTTCTCAGCCAGCAATTTCTCAGAGAGTACTCCAAGAAAGCAAGTCAATATTAGAGACCCAGCATTTGGCTTCCAGGCTTTCAAATTCCCATCGTAAT ATTGGAAAGACCTCTGCTTCAAATAATACAGGATCCAAGAATGGAGGACATCATCAGATACGTAAAGTCAATGAG GTGCAAAGGAAAGTGGAAAGGATTAAGGTCTCAAGAGATTACTCCTTTCTGTCTGATGATTCTGTTCTTCCAGCACCTAAGAAGGAGCCTACAACTCGAAATGTCCCTGTTCCAAATTCTG AGGCACGATCAACTAATGGACTGCCAAGGAGCAAACAGGCATTGGGCAGTAGTGGCAGAAACGTTCATGGTGCTCCAGAAAGGAAATTAACTTCCTCCAATGGCCATGTGCATTTAGCTCGTGATGACAGGAAATCAGTTTCTTCTAATAGTCAAATGCCATTGGCTCgtggagaaagaaaaatagtttCTCCAAATGGCCAAATGCATTCTAAAGTGGGACCTTACAGGCCAACTTCTGCAAGTAAACCTAATTCGACACCAATGGATTCTAGGAGGCAGCATAGTAGTGGCAATGGCATTGGTCCTGGTCGGCCAGCAGGGCCAAAACCCCAATCTTCCAAAATGCCTGTAGCCTCCATGCAGAAGAGGGCTTCTGCCCCAGTTGCAAAGAATCACTTGCCCAATGCAAAGGTACCACCTTCAAAAATGCTACCATCTATTCAGAAGAAACATTTTGAACAGAGAAGGGGCTCTGAAGAACAAAGTAGGAGTAAAACATTACCAAGACAAATTGTTGCTTCGTCAAAGCCCCAG ATAAACAAGCCTTTCAAGCAAATTTCATCACGTGCTCAAGATCCTTGCCCCAAGAAAAGGCCAAGTTATTCTGATGACGAAGATGCAGAGGCTTTCAGTATGCTTAGGAGTATGTTGGG ACCCCGGAAGTATACCtcttatgatgatgatgatagtgACATGGAGGCAAATTTTGAGGATATCATGAAAGAGGAGAAAAGAAG TGCAAGAATTGCCCGAAAAGAGGATGAAGAACAGCTACGCCTGATTGAGGAAGAGGAGAAGCGTGAGCGAATGAGAAAGTTGGCAAAGAAGCGTAAGCTGAGCCATTAG
- the LOC123225731 gene encoding probable sphingolipid transporter spinster homolog 2 isoform X1, whose protein sequence is MTLTSKQTQNKEKEKFTNPSMSTKASHKLAEDGQHLPNNPTQQGLQLVSQMATTLSKDSCPNPSWFTPKRLLFMFCVINMVNYVDRGAIASNGVNGSLRTCDDEGICTSGSGIQGDFNLNNFQDGVLSSAFMVGLLVASPIFASLAKSHNPFRLIGVGLSVWTFAAAGCGFSIDFWSIAICRMLVGVGEASFISLAAPFIDDNAPPAQKTAWLAMFYMCIPTGVAVGYVYGGLVGNHLNWRVAFLGEAILMLPFAILGFVMKPLQLKGFAPADSKKAMASVQTAASVSEDSEASVIGDDVPIGIEAIHNQGSGKLSKLTGLSILNQFSRFAKDMKVLLCDEVYVVNVLGYISYNFVIGAYSYWGPKAGYNIYHMSNADMMFGGITIVCGILGTITGGLILDRMSSTISNAFKLLSAATFLGAIFCFSAFCLKGLFGFIALFSVGELLIFATQAPVNYVCLHCVKPSLRPLSMAISTVSIHIFGDVPSSPLVGVFQDHVNNWRKTALVLTSVFFLAAGIWFIGIFLKSVDRFDEDGENQASAHSKANLKPLLSGEDQCVEA, encoded by the exons ATGACATTAACATCGaaacaaacccaaaataaagaaaaagaaaaattcaccAACCCGTCAATGTCAACTAAGGCAAGTCATAAACTTGCAGAGGACGGGCAACATCTTCCAAATAATCCCACGCAACAAGGATTACAACTCGTCTCTCAAATGGCCACCACTCTATCCAAAGACTCTTGTCCAAATCCGTCATGGTTCACTCCCAAAAG GCTGCTCTTCATGTTTTGTGTGATTAACATGGTAAATTACGTGGATCGTGGAGCAATAGCAAGCAATGGTGTGAATGGAAGCCTGAGAACTTGTGATGACGAAGGAATATGCACTTCTGGTAGCGGGATTCA GGGTGATTTTAACTTGAACAACTTCCAAGATGGTGTACTATCATCAGCTTTTATGGTTGGACTGCTTGTGGCTTCTCCAATATTTGCTTCCTTGGCAAAGAG CCATAATCCTTTTAGGCTTATTGGAGTTGGATTATCTGTTTGGACTTTTGCGGCGGCTGGTTGTGGTTTCTCAATTGATTTTTGGTCTATTGCAATATGCCGCAT GCTGGTTGGTGTCGGTGAGGCTTCCTTCATAAGTCTTGCAGCTCCATTTATAGATGACAATGCTCCTCCTGCTCAg AAAACAGCTTGGCTTGCAATGTTCTACATGTGCATTCCTACCGGAGTTGCTGTTGGCTATGTATACGGTGGATTA GTTGGAAACCATTTGAACTGGCGCGTTGCATTTCTGGGGGAGGCTATTTTGATGCTTCCATTTGCTATTTTGGGTTTTGTAATGAAACCTTTGCAATTAAAAG GATTTGCTCCTGCTGACTCAAAAAAAGCTATGGCATCCGTTCAAACGGCTGCATCTGTATCAGAAG ATTCAGAAGCTTCAGTTATTGGTGATGATGTGCCAATTGGAATAGAAGCTATCCATAATCAAGGCTCTGGCAAATTGTCAAA GTTGACAGGTTTATCCATTTTGAATCAATTCTCTCGATTTGCAAAAGATATGAAAGTCCTTTTGTGCGATGAAGTTTATGTTGTAAATGTTCTAG GCTACATATCCTACAACTTTGTGATTGGAGCATACTCATATTGGGGACCAAAGGCTGGTTATAATATCTATCACATG AGTAATGCAGATATGATGTTTGGAGGCATAACGATTGTTTGTGGAATTCTGGGAACAATAACTGGAGGCCTTATTCTTGATCGCATGAGTTCAACAATCTCAAATGCTTTCAAG CTTCTTTCTGCAGCAACGTTTCTTGGTGCAATTTTTTGCTTTTCTGCTTTTTGTCTAAAAGGCTTGTTTGGTTTCATAGCTCTATTTTCAGTGGGTGAACTACTAATCTTTGCCACACAG GCTCCAGTTAATTATGTATGTCTCCATTGTGTCAAACCAAGTTTGAGACCATTATCTATGGCTATATCTACTGTTTCCATTCACATCTTTGGTGATGTGCCTTCCTCACCACTTGTTGGCGTCTTCCAG GATCATGTTAACAATTGGAGGAAAACTGCACTTGTTCTGACATCAGTATTTTTCCTTGCTGCTGGAATATGGTTTATTG GAATTTTTCTGAAGAGTGTGGACAGGTTTGATGAAGATGGTGAAAATCAAGCATCCGCACATTCAAAGGCCAACTTGAAGCCATTGCTCAGTGGAGAGGACCAATGTGTTGAGGCATAA
- the LOC123225731 gene encoding probable sphingolipid transporter spinster homolog 2 isoform X2, protein MFCVINMVNYVDRGAIASNGVNGSLRTCDDEGICTSGSGIQGDFNLNNFQDGVLSSAFMVGLLVASPIFASLAKSHNPFRLIGVGLSVWTFAAAGCGFSIDFWSIAICRMLVGVGEASFISLAAPFIDDNAPPAQKTAWLAMFYMCIPTGVAVGYVYGGLVGNHLNWRVAFLGEAILMLPFAILGFVMKPLQLKGFAPADSKKAMASVQTAASVSEDSEASVIGDDVPIGIEAIHNQGSGKLSKLTGLSILNQFSRFAKDMKVLLCDEVYVVNVLGYISYNFVIGAYSYWGPKAGYNIYHMSNADMMFGGITIVCGILGTITGGLILDRMSSTISNAFKLLSAATFLGAIFCFSAFCLKGLFGFIALFSVGELLIFATQAPVNYVCLHCVKPSLRPLSMAISTVSIHIFGDVPSSPLVGVFQDHVNNWRKTALVLTSVFFLAAGIWFIGIFLKSVDRFDEDGENQASAHSKANLKPLLSGEDQCVEA, encoded by the exons ATGTTTTGTGTGATTAACATGGTAAATTACGTGGATCGTGGAGCAATAGCAAGCAATGGTGTGAATGGAAGCCTGAGAACTTGTGATGACGAAGGAATATGCACTTCTGGTAGCGGGATTCA GGGTGATTTTAACTTGAACAACTTCCAAGATGGTGTACTATCATCAGCTTTTATGGTTGGACTGCTTGTGGCTTCTCCAATATTTGCTTCCTTGGCAAAGAG CCATAATCCTTTTAGGCTTATTGGAGTTGGATTATCTGTTTGGACTTTTGCGGCGGCTGGTTGTGGTTTCTCAATTGATTTTTGGTCTATTGCAATATGCCGCAT GCTGGTTGGTGTCGGTGAGGCTTCCTTCATAAGTCTTGCAGCTCCATTTATAGATGACAATGCTCCTCCTGCTCAg AAAACAGCTTGGCTTGCAATGTTCTACATGTGCATTCCTACCGGAGTTGCTGTTGGCTATGTATACGGTGGATTA GTTGGAAACCATTTGAACTGGCGCGTTGCATTTCTGGGGGAGGCTATTTTGATGCTTCCATTTGCTATTTTGGGTTTTGTAATGAAACCTTTGCAATTAAAAG GATTTGCTCCTGCTGACTCAAAAAAAGCTATGGCATCCGTTCAAACGGCTGCATCTGTATCAGAAG ATTCAGAAGCTTCAGTTATTGGTGATGATGTGCCAATTGGAATAGAAGCTATCCATAATCAAGGCTCTGGCAAATTGTCAAA GTTGACAGGTTTATCCATTTTGAATCAATTCTCTCGATTTGCAAAAGATATGAAAGTCCTTTTGTGCGATGAAGTTTATGTTGTAAATGTTCTAG GCTACATATCCTACAACTTTGTGATTGGAGCATACTCATATTGGGGACCAAAGGCTGGTTATAATATCTATCACATG AGTAATGCAGATATGATGTTTGGAGGCATAACGATTGTTTGTGGAATTCTGGGAACAATAACTGGAGGCCTTATTCTTGATCGCATGAGTTCAACAATCTCAAATGCTTTCAAG CTTCTTTCTGCAGCAACGTTTCTTGGTGCAATTTTTTGCTTTTCTGCTTTTTGTCTAAAAGGCTTGTTTGGTTTCATAGCTCTATTTTCAGTGGGTGAACTACTAATCTTTGCCACACAG GCTCCAGTTAATTATGTATGTCTCCATTGTGTCAAACCAAGTTTGAGACCATTATCTATGGCTATATCTACTGTTTCCATTCACATCTTTGGTGATGTGCCTTCCTCACCACTTGTTGGCGTCTTCCAG GATCATGTTAACAATTGGAGGAAAACTGCACTTGTTCTGACATCAGTATTTTTCCTTGCTGCTGGAATATGGTTTATTG GAATTTTTCTGAAGAGTGTGGACAGGTTTGATGAAGATGGTGAAAATCAAGCATCCGCACATTCAAAGGCCAACTTGAAGCCATTGCTCAGTGGAGAGGACCAATGTGTTGAGGCATAA